Proteins encoded together in one Corallococcus soli window:
- a CDS encoding GAF domain-containing protein: MSDPVPEPPAERPSEPSVASPATPAEGAPETFSWGTMEPLSQGPNVVSGLGPALAAAASMTPMEVTVVPAGQPMALAGGDIPPGQASLEDPLLEGDLTAPVLPRAAASPGEGAPFLPRVEEGRFAFLARAGEVLASSLDEPTVLRQLAALVVPALADWCTVDLLTPTGAVVRRAAAHRDSTLVPEILALADDCFARGESLAGVPRVLATGQPLLVSEVPEAQAREAMDRGDRMLARAWSLGCRSVMLVPLEARGRVLGCLSLMSGALERRYGERDLELARELARRAALSLDNALLYGEARGAQARTARLQAVTAALSRAATEDAVAQVLAREVWEASGATRVAVLALEADGRTRALRVLGYPDDAAERLTRSAPADSLMTPRPGGRREAWWFGSLEEALAVHPREEDLARRLGPGASAVIPLWGETRVQGLLLLGWPEPRAFASAERAFLEALAHQCAQALERAALYEALRERTERLRQALVTGDVGTWRLDLLRGQEVRDAALNHLLGLPAVDTQAPLGDFLQYMHPDDLALLGPEVRRQQEAAPVCFELEFRLVRRDGGIRWVHSGGQSLAGPDGKVAYLTGAMADITRRKEAEERLQLLLDASRVLALRLDEVEQALPEVARLVADHVATGCLVDLTALDGTLRRVTAAHRDPALDARLKAALSAGGRGPEHPALRCFASGEVCFLASPDCMRSDGMSSSDEHRALLEHLAPTSVLSVPLRSRGRTLGVVTLFTAAPQRTLVAADVTMAEELALRVSVALENARLFHDAQSAVRLRDEFLSVASHELKTPLTSLILQHNLIGRALELAGAQGAVSGRLATAQRQVLRLTALVDNLLDVSRLSLGKLALERAEVDLAQLTRDAVERLEDVFAQARCPLRVELPRTLTGQWDALRLDQVLVNLLSNAAKYGAGHPVSVRAGLGADGEAWLEVRDEGIGIEADALPRLFGRFERAVSDRHYGGMGLGLYISRRIVDALGGSIEVASLPGQGATFTLRLPRAPAPERLSGTPPS; this comes from the coding sequence ATGTCCGACCCCGTCCCTGAACCTCCCGCTGAGCGCCCCAGCGAACCCTCCGTGGCCTCTCCCGCGACGCCAGCGGAGGGCGCGCCGGAGACGTTCTCCTGGGGGACGATGGAGCCCCTGAGCCAGGGGCCGAACGTCGTGTCCGGCCTGGGGCCGGCGCTGGCGGCCGCGGCGTCCATGACGCCCATGGAGGTCACGGTCGTGCCGGCGGGTCAGCCCATGGCGCTGGCTGGAGGGGACATTCCCCCGGGACAGGCCTCTCTGGAGGATCCGCTCCTGGAAGGGGACCTGACGGCGCCGGTGCTCCCGCGCGCGGCGGCCTCCCCTGGAGAGGGCGCCCCCTTCCTCCCGCGGGTGGAGGAGGGCCGCTTCGCGTTCCTGGCCCGCGCGGGCGAGGTGCTGGCCTCGTCACTGGATGAGCCCACGGTGCTGCGCCAGCTGGCGGCGCTGGTGGTGCCGGCCCTGGCGGACTGGTGCACGGTGGATCTGCTCACGCCCACGGGCGCGGTGGTGCGCCGGGCCGCGGCGCACCGGGACTCCACGCTCGTGCCAGAAATCCTGGCGCTCGCGGACGACTGCTTCGCGCGCGGGGAGTCCCTGGCGGGCGTGCCGCGAGTGCTGGCCACCGGCCAGCCCCTGCTCGTGTCGGAGGTGCCGGAGGCGCAGGCCCGGGAGGCGATGGACCGGGGGGACCGCATGCTGGCGCGGGCGTGGAGCCTGGGCTGTCGCTCCGTGATGCTGGTGCCGCTGGAGGCGCGGGGGCGGGTGCTGGGATGTCTGTCATTGATGTCCGGCGCGCTGGAGCGCCGCTACGGTGAGCGGGACCTGGAGCTGGCGCGGGAGCTGGCGCGCCGGGCCGCGCTGTCGCTGGACAACGCGCTCCTGTACGGCGAAGCCCGCGGCGCCCAGGCACGCACGGCGCGCCTCCAGGCGGTGACGGCGGCGCTGTCCCGCGCGGCCACGGAGGACGCGGTGGCCCAGGTGCTGGCGCGCGAGGTGTGGGAGGCGAGCGGCGCCACGCGCGTCGCGGTGCTGGCGCTGGAGGCGGACGGCCGCACGCGGGCCCTGCGCGTGCTGGGCTACCCGGACGACGCGGCGGAGCGCCTCACCCGGAGCGCGCCAGCGGACTCCCTCATGACGCCGCGCCCGGGCGGGCGGCGCGAGGCGTGGTGGTTCGGCTCGCTGGAGGAGGCCCTCGCCGTCCACCCCCGGGAAGAGGACCTGGCGCGGCGCCTGGGGCCGGGGGCCAGCGCGGTGATTCCGCTGTGGGGTGAGACGCGGGTGCAGGGGCTGTTGCTGCTCGGGTGGCCGGAGCCGCGCGCCTTCGCGTCCGCGGAGCGCGCGTTCCTGGAGGCGCTGGCGCACCAGTGCGCGCAGGCGCTGGAGCGGGCCGCGCTCTACGAAGCCCTGCGCGAGCGCACGGAGCGGCTGCGCCAGGCGCTGGTGACGGGCGACGTGGGCACCTGGCGGCTGGACCTGCTCCGGGGACAGGAGGTCCGGGACGCGGCGCTCAACCACCTGCTGGGGCTGCCGGCGGTGGACACGCAGGCCCCGCTGGGCGACTTCCTCCAGTACATGCACCCGGACGACCTGGCCCTGCTGGGGCCGGAGGTCCGCCGGCAGCAGGAGGCGGCCCCGGTGTGCTTCGAGCTGGAGTTCCGCCTGGTGCGCCGCGACGGCGGCATCCGCTGGGTGCACAGCGGAGGGCAGTCGCTGGCCGGGCCGGACGGCAAGGTCGCGTACCTCACGGGCGCGATGGCGGACATCACGCGGCGCAAGGAGGCGGAGGAGCGTCTGCAGTTGCTGCTGGACGCGAGCCGCGTGCTGGCGCTGCGCCTGGACGAGGTGGAGCAGGCGCTGCCGGAGGTGGCGAGGCTGGTGGCGGACCACGTGGCCACCGGCTGTCTGGTGGACCTGACGGCGCTGGACGGCACCCTGCGGCGGGTGACGGCGGCCCACCGGGACCCCGCGCTCGACGCGCGGCTGAAGGCGGCGCTGTCGGCCGGGGGCCGGGGGCCCGAGCACCCGGCGCTCCGGTGCTTCGCGTCGGGGGAGGTCTGCTTCCTGGCGTCCCCGGACTGCATGCGGAGCGACGGCATGTCCTCCAGCGACGAGCACCGCGCGCTGCTGGAGCACCTGGCTCCCACGTCGGTGCTGTCGGTGCCGCTGCGCTCGCGGGGCCGCACGCTGGGCGTCGTCACGCTGTTCACCGCCGCGCCGCAGCGCACGCTGGTGGCCGCGGACGTGACGATGGCGGAGGAGCTGGCGCTGCGCGTGAGCGTGGCGCTGGAGAACGCGCGGCTGTTCCACGACGCCCAGTCCGCGGTGCGCCTGCGTGACGAGTTCCTCTCCGTGGCGAGCCATGAGCTGAAGACGCCGCTCACCAGCCTCATCCTCCAGCACAACCTGATTGGCAGGGCGCTGGAGCTGGCCGGGGCGCAGGGGGCGGTGTCGGGGAGGCTGGCCACCGCGCAGCGGCAGGTGCTCCGGCTGACGGCGCTGGTGGACAACCTGCTGGACGTCAGCCGTCTGTCATTGGGCAAGCTGGCGCTGGAGCGCGCGGAGGTGGACCTGGCGCAACTCACGCGCGACGCGGTGGAGCGGCTGGAGGACGTGTTCGCGCAGGCGCGGTGCCCGCTGCGCGTGGAGCTGCCGCGCACGCTCACCGGCCAGTGGGACGCGCTGCGCCTGGACCAGGTGCTGGTGAACCTGCTCAGCAACGCGGCCAAGTACGGCGCGGGCCATCCGGTGTCGGTGCGCGCGGGGCTGGGCGCGGACGGCGAGGCCTGGCTGGAGGTGCGCGACGAGGGCATCGGCATCGAGGCGGACGCGCTGCCCCGGCTCTTCGGCCGCTTCGAGCGCGCCGTGTCCGACCGGCACTACGGCGGCATGGGCCTGGGGCTCTACATCAGCCGGCGCATCGTCGACGCGCTGGGAGGCAGCATCGAAGTGGCCAGCCTGCCGGGCCAGGGCGCCACCTTCACCCTGCGGCTGCCCCGCGCGCCCGCGCCGGAGCGGCTCTCCGGCACCCCCCCGTCATAG
- a CDS encoding DUF779 domain-containing protein, translating to MPVARVEVTPAAEALLHKMQGLHGPLLFHQSGGCCDGSAPMCFPRGDFRVGQEDVYLGEIVGTPFYMSGSQFEYWRHTHLTVDVVPGRGSGFSVEAPEGVRFLIRSRLFTDDEHRLLEAEGPPLKGPQH from the coding sequence ATGCCTGTCGCGCGCGTCGAGGTGACGCCGGCCGCCGAGGCCCTGCTCCACAAGATGCAGGGCCTCCACGGTCCGCTGCTCTTCCACCAGTCCGGCGGCTGCTGCGACGGCAGCGCGCCCATGTGCTTCCCGCGCGGCGACTTCCGCGTGGGCCAGGAGGACGTGTACCTGGGTGAAATCGTCGGCACGCCCTTCTACATGTCCGGCTCGCAGTTCGAGTACTGGCGCCACACCCACCTCACCGTGGACGTGGTGCCCGGACGCGGCAGTGGCTTCTCCGTCGAAGCCCCGGAGGGCGTGCGCTTCCTCATCCGCTCACGCCTGTTCACCGACGACGAGCACCGCCTGCTCGAAGCGGAGGGGCCCCCGCTGAAGGGGCCCCAGCACTGA
- the adh gene encoding aldehyde dehydrogenase: protein MSTVYEAPGQKGSKVQFQSRYGNYIGGKFVPPVKGQYFENISPVTGRPFCEVPRSTAEDIEKALDAAHAAKDAWGKTPAAERANILNQIADRMQQNLEMLAVSESWDNGKPIRECLAADLPLAIDHFRYFAGCIRAQEGALSQLDDNTVAYHFNEPLGVVGQIIPWNFPLLMAAWKMAPALAAGNCIVLKPAEQTPVTILKFVELVGDLLPPGVLNIVNGFGIEAGKPLASNKRIAKIAFTGETTTGRLIMQYASENLIPVTLELGGKSPNIFFEDVFAKDDDFAQKALEGFAMFALNQGEVCTCPSRSLVAERFYDDFMQKAVERTKRIVQGNPLDTATQIGAQASNDQLEKILSYLDIGKKEGAKVLTGGGRKSLPGALAEGFYVEPTIFEGNNKMRVFQEEIFGPVVAVAKFKDAADALAQANETLYGLGAGVWTRDTNTAYRMGRGIQAGRVWVNCYHLYPAHAAFGGYKQSGIGRENHKMMLNHYQQTKNMLVSYDPKPMGFF from the coding sequence ATGTCGACCGTCTACGAAGCACCGGGTCAGAAGGGCAGCAAGGTCCAGTTCCAGAGCCGCTACGGCAACTACATTGGCGGGAAGTTCGTGCCCCCCGTGAAGGGCCAGTACTTCGAGAACATCAGCCCCGTCACCGGGCGCCCCTTCTGCGAAGTCCCGCGCTCCACCGCCGAGGACATCGAGAAGGCGCTGGACGCCGCGCACGCGGCGAAGGACGCGTGGGGCAAGACGCCCGCGGCCGAGCGCGCGAACATCCTCAATCAGATCGCCGACCGCATGCAGCAGAACCTGGAGATGCTGGCCGTCTCCGAGTCCTGGGACAACGGCAAGCCCATCCGTGAGTGTCTGGCCGCCGACCTGCCGCTCGCCATCGACCACTTCCGCTACTTCGCGGGCTGCATCCGCGCGCAGGAAGGGGCGCTCAGCCAGCTGGATGACAACACCGTCGCCTACCACTTCAACGAGCCGTTGGGCGTCGTGGGGCAGATCATCCCGTGGAACTTCCCGCTGCTGATGGCCGCGTGGAAGATGGCGCCCGCGCTCGCCGCCGGCAACTGCATCGTGCTCAAGCCCGCGGAGCAGACGCCCGTCACCATCCTGAAGTTCGTGGAGCTGGTGGGGGACCTGCTGCCCCCCGGCGTGCTCAACATCGTGAACGGCTTCGGCATCGAAGCCGGCAAGCCGCTCGCCAGCAACAAGCGCATCGCGAAGATCGCCTTCACGGGTGAGACGACCACGGGCCGCCTCATCATGCAGTACGCCTCCGAGAACCTCATCCCGGTGACGCTGGAGCTGGGCGGCAAGTCCCCCAACATCTTCTTCGAGGACGTCTTCGCCAAGGACGACGACTTCGCCCAGAAGGCGCTGGAGGGCTTCGCCATGTTCGCCCTCAACCAGGGCGAGGTGTGCACGTGCCCGTCGCGCTCGCTCGTCGCGGAGCGCTTCTACGACGACTTCATGCAGAAGGCCGTGGAGCGCACCAAGCGCATCGTGCAGGGCAACCCGCTGGACACCGCGACGCAGATTGGCGCGCAGGCGTCCAATGACCAGTTGGAGAAGATCCTCTCCTACCTGGACATCGGCAAGAAGGAGGGCGCGAAGGTGCTCACCGGTGGCGGGCGCAAGTCCCTGCCCGGCGCGCTGGCGGAGGGCTTCTACGTGGAGCCCACCATCTTTGAAGGCAATAACAAGATGCGCGTGTTCCAGGAGGAGATCTTCGGCCCCGTCGTCGCGGTGGCGAAGTTCAAGGACGCGGCGGACGCGCTCGCGCAGGCCAACGAGACGCTCTACGGCCTGGGCGCCGGCGTGTGGACGCGCGACACCAACACCGCCTACCGCATGGGCCGCGGCATCCAGGCCGGCCGCGTCTGGGTGAACTGCTACCACCTGTACCCCGCGCACGCGGCGTTCGGCGGCTACAAGCAGTCCGGCATCGGCCGTGAGAACCACAAGATGATGCTCAATCACTACCAGCAGACGAAGAACATGCTCGTCAGCTACGACCCCAAGCCCATGGGCTTCTTCTAG
- a CDS encoding serine/threonine-protein kinase, with protein MRGLDTGGTLLYAGTPPPGPVATVPLTPSPSPLSSPTPIVPSLVGQEFGRFRVVRELGRGGMGTVFLAEHTLIQKRVAIKVLHAHLAQAPELVARFLSEARTLTLVQHENVVTLYDLDSREGRPYLVMEYLEGESLAQFARGPMAPALVVDLMMQVCDALGAAHAHGIVHRDLKPANVFLVPGPGGRQRVKLLDFGIAKLLSRPVGEMTTEVGVLLGTPEFMAPEQCGDGLVDARSDIYAAGVLAYLLLTGQVPFYGRTAAEILVGHLQKEPVPPHEVCAAVPQALSRVLLRALAKRPEHRFASAAELRAALEASLAPPPAPQVPRLSALLRGAGTQGPTELQGEWVGRTGLFFPLPSPPPALLSDVSLVLRLPGGDLPCTAQVVRHVTAEQAQAWNMSPGFGVQLRDSSPAFQASLAQLRQGSRPTASQVAAAAAMPIPEDAQAEVVLQAFRRRLAGDPYAVLELPRDATLESVRTAAQRARGALELLKARPLSDAQRAQVERALERVAGALHTLGHVERRVEYDATLGNVEGIERCLAAGLTATMLEQCRRRFLAGNTGREGRAAVHRLSGDALASVGRLEEALAAYEQAVRADPLDLEGLKRWRFLRARVRGSAAPR; from the coding sequence ATGCGGGGGCTCGATACCGGTGGCACCCTGCTCTACGCGGGCACGCCACCCCCGGGGCCGGTCGCGACGGTGCCGCTGACGCCATCGCCGTCGCCGCTGTCGTCGCCCACGCCCATCGTCCCGTCGCTGGTGGGCCAGGAGTTCGGCCGCTTCCGCGTCGTGCGCGAGCTGGGGCGCGGCGGCATGGGCACGGTGTTCCTCGCGGAGCACACGCTCATCCAGAAGCGCGTGGCCATCAAGGTGCTGCACGCGCACCTGGCGCAGGCGCCGGAGCTGGTCGCGCGCTTCCTGTCCGAAGCGCGCACGCTCACGCTGGTGCAGCATGAGAACGTCGTCACCCTCTACGACCTGGACTCGCGCGAGGGGCGCCCGTACCTGGTCATGGAGTACCTGGAGGGGGAGAGCCTGGCGCAGTTCGCCCGCGGCCCCATGGCCCCGGCGCTGGTGGTGGACCTGATGATGCAGGTGTGTGACGCGCTGGGCGCCGCGCACGCGCACGGCATCGTCCACCGCGACCTCAAGCCCGCCAACGTCTTCCTCGTGCCCGGCCCGGGGGGCCGGCAGCGCGTGAAGCTGCTGGACTTCGGCATCGCCAAGCTGCTGTCGCGCCCCGTCGGGGAGATGACCACGGAGGTGGGGGTCCTGCTGGGCACGCCGGAGTTCATGGCGCCCGAGCAGTGCGGCGACGGGCTGGTGGATGCCCGCAGCGACATCTACGCGGCGGGCGTGCTGGCCTACCTGCTGCTCACCGGACAGGTGCCCTTCTACGGGCGCACCGCGGCGGAGATTTTGGTGGGCCACCTGCAGAAGGAGCCGGTGCCGCCGCACGAGGTGTGCGCCGCCGTGCCGCAGGCGCTCTCCCGGGTGCTGCTGCGCGCCCTGGCCAAGCGCCCGGAGCACCGCTTCGCCTCCGCCGCGGAGCTGCGCGCCGCGCTGGAGGCCTCGCTCGCGCCGCCGCCCGCGCCCCAGGTCCCCCGGCTGTCCGCGCTCCTGCGCGGCGCGGGCACCCAGGGCCCCACCGAGCTCCAGGGGGAGTGGGTGGGCCGCACCGGCCTCTTCTTCCCGCTGCCGTCGCCGCCGCCCGCGCTCCTGTCGGACGTGTCGCTGGTGCTCCGGCTGCCCGGCGGCGACCTGCCCTGCACCGCGCAGGTGGTGCGCCACGTGACGGCGGAGCAGGCCCAGGCCTGGAACATGTCCCCGGGCTTCGGCGTGCAACTGCGCGACAGCAGCCCCGCCTTCCAGGCCTCGCTCGCCCAGCTGCGCCAGGGCTCGCGCCCCACGGCGTCCCAGGTCGCGGCGGCCGCCGCCATGCCCATTCCGGAGGACGCGCAGGCGGAGGTCGTCCTCCAGGCCTTCCGTCGCCGGCTCGCCGGGGACCCGTACGCGGTGCTGGAGCTGCCGCGCGACGCGACGCTGGAGTCGGTGCGCACCGCCGCGCAGCGCGCCCGGGGCGCCCTGGAGCTGCTCAAGGCCCGCCCGCTGTCGGACGCCCAGCGCGCCCAGGTGGAGCGCGCCCTGGAGCGCGTGGCCGGGGCCCTCCACACGCTGGGCCACGTGGAGCGCCGCGTGGAGTACGACGCCACGCTGGGCAACGTGGAGGGCATCGAGCGGTGCCTGGCCGCGGGCCTCACCGCCACCATGCTGGAGCAGTGCCGCCGCCGCTTCCTGGCGGGCAACACCGGCCGCGAGGGCCGCGCCGCCGTGCACCGGCTGTCCGGGGACGCGCTCGCGTCGGTGGGCCGGCTGGAAGAGGCGCTCGCCGCCTACGAGCAGGCCGTCCGCGCGGACCCGCTGGACCTGGAGGGCCTCAAGCGCTGGCGCTTCCTCCGGGCCCGGGTGCGCGGCTCGGCTGCCCCCCGGTAG
- a CDS encoding ABC1 kinase family protein translates to MASDPDDKLPPQGRLNRLRKLAGLSMHVGSEVLKTGAKHLAGSSPSELLSLGTAEKLVATLGEMKGAAMKLGQALSMDQDLLTPEVRQMLAKLQNQAPAMSYAQVSRVVKEELGAPPEELFRDFSREALAAASLGQVHKAVLHDGRKVAVKVQYPGIDASMGHDMDNLGLVVKTVSRTSKMMDGTAYFQEFRDELMLELDYRREATLAAGFAQSVAKLPDLYVPQVIVDRSARRVLTLELLEGQTLKDWVTTSPDNDARFRVARQLIRATYGPFLDAGEIHADPHPGNFMVMPDGRMGLLDFGSIKRFSPGFVAANRRMFHQALRLETLDVLGLCREVGFSVELPEPEAEALLREVLHIAGRPMRSAPYDYGTCDINRDLRNHFTRNAARFLRIKPPPEAMMFFRATGGLAQNLRMLGAHGDFRQVFLEVGALVEA, encoded by the coding sequence ATGGCTTCCGACCCCGACGACAAGCTTCCGCCCCAGGGGCGGCTCAACCGCCTGCGCAAGCTGGCCGGTCTCTCCATGCACGTGGGCTCGGAGGTGCTCAAGACGGGCGCCAAACACCTGGCGGGCTCCAGTCCTTCGGAGCTGCTCAGCCTGGGCACCGCGGAGAAGCTGGTGGCCACGCTGGGGGAGATGAAGGGCGCGGCCATGAAGCTGGGCCAGGCGCTCTCCATGGACCAGGACCTGCTCACGCCCGAAGTGCGGCAGATGCTGGCGAAGCTCCAGAACCAGGCGCCCGCCATGTCCTACGCGCAGGTGTCGCGTGTGGTGAAGGAGGAGCTGGGCGCGCCGCCGGAGGAGCTGTTCCGGGACTTCTCCCGTGAGGCGCTGGCCGCCGCGTCCCTGGGGCAGGTGCACAAGGCGGTGCTGCACGACGGCCGCAAGGTGGCGGTGAAGGTGCAGTACCCGGGCATCGACGCGTCCATGGGCCACGACATGGACAACCTGGGCCTGGTCGTGAAGACGGTGTCCAGGACGTCGAAGATGATGGACGGCACCGCGTACTTCCAGGAGTTCCGCGACGAGCTCATGCTGGAGCTGGACTACCGCCGCGAGGCGACGCTCGCCGCGGGCTTCGCGCAGAGCGTGGCGAAGCTGCCGGACCTGTACGTGCCGCAGGTCATCGTGGACCGGAGCGCCCGGCGCGTCCTCACGCTGGAGCTGCTGGAGGGCCAGACGCTCAAGGACTGGGTGACGACGTCCCCGGACAACGACGCGCGCTTCCGCGTCGCGCGTCAGCTCATCCGCGCCACCTACGGGCCCTTCCTGGACGCGGGGGAGATCCACGCGGATCCGCACCCGGGCAACTTCATGGTGATGCCGGACGGGCGCATGGGCCTCTTGGACTTCGGCTCCATCAAGCGCTTCAGCCCGGGCTTCGTCGCCGCCAACCGCCGCATGTTCCACCAGGCGCTGCGCCTGGAGACGCTGGACGTGCTGGGGCTGTGCCGGGAGGTGGGCTTCTCCGTGGAGCTGCCGGAGCCGGAGGCCGAAGCGCTGCTGCGCGAGGTGCTGCACATCGCCGGGCGGCCCATGCGCTCCGCGCCGTACGACTACGGCACCTGCGACATCAACCGCGACCTGCGCAACCACTTCACGCGCAACGCCGCGCGCTTCCTGCGGATCAAACCGCCCCCGGAGGCGATGATGTTCTTCCGCGCCACCGGAGGCCTGGCGCAGAACCTGCGCATGCTGGGCGCCCACGGCGACTTCCGACAGGTGTTCCTGGAGGTCGGCGCGCTCGTGGAGGCCTGA
- a CDS encoding response regulator, with the protein MSSESKIRVLIVDDDPDQLALAERTLSSYNFEVRTHRSSLGVSNLVRTTAPDLVLLDVNIPALSGDKVLALARQQAPAHTRFVLYSASDEAKLRALALAAGADGYLSKSTQGEDLARKLERLHKRPRTAAAPAAPAK; encoded by the coding sequence ATGTCGTCGGAGTCCAAGATTCGCGTCCTCATCGTGGACGATGACCCGGACCAGCTCGCGCTGGCGGAGCGGACGCTGTCTTCCTACAACTTCGAGGTGCGCACGCACCGCTCGTCGTTGGGGGTCTCCAACCTGGTGCGCACCACGGCGCCGGACCTGGTGCTCCTGGACGTGAACATCCCGGCGCTCAGCGGCGACAAGGTGCTGGCGCTGGCCCGGCAGCAGGCGCCGGCGCACACCCGCTTCGTCCTCTACTCCGCCTCCGACGAGGCGAAGCTGCGCGCCCTGGCGCTGGCGGCGGGCGCGGACGGCTACCTGTCCAAGAGCACGCAGGGCGAGGACCTGGCGCGCAAGCTGGAGCGGCTGCACAAGCGCCCGCGCACCGCCGCGGCCCCCGCGGCCCCCGCGAAGTAG
- a CDS encoding chemotaxis protein CheB, with the protein MQNHDIIVIGASTGGVEALTLLARQLPKDLAATVLVVLHVSSQHRSYLPEILTRSGPLPAHHPRDGESLEQGRIYVAPNDRHLLVESGRVKVVKGPRENGHRPAVDPLFRSAASVYGPRVVGVVLTGALDCGTAGLIAVKKEGGLAVVQDPRDAVCPDMPRSALEFVAADHCVRMDELAPLLTRLASQAVPARTRKRSRQVANEVKAMTVDIPSMEEPPTPSEYAKPSHFSCPDCGGVLFELDEDGLLRFRCRTGHGYTGEALSGSQQHQLDAALWAALRALEESASLSRRMAVRARERNHAHSAERFDERARSAEFNVELLRRAVLGGPAPFAAATEGAASDGPEEAL; encoded by the coding sequence GTGCAGAACCACGACATCATCGTCATTGGCGCCTCCACGGGGGGCGTGGAAGCGCTGACCCTGCTGGCCCGGCAGCTTCCGAAGGACCTGGCCGCCACCGTGCTGGTGGTGCTGCACGTGTCCTCCCAGCACCGCAGCTACCTGCCGGAGATCCTCACCCGGTCCGGGCCGCTGCCGGCCCACCACCCGCGCGACGGCGAGTCCCTGGAGCAGGGCCGCATCTACGTGGCGCCCAATGACAGACACCTGCTGGTGGAGTCCGGGCGGGTGAAGGTGGTGAAGGGCCCCCGGGAGAACGGCCACCGGCCCGCGGTGGATCCGCTGTTCCGCTCGGCCGCGAGCGTCTACGGCCCGCGCGTGGTGGGGGTGGTGCTCACCGGAGCGCTGGACTGCGGCACCGCGGGGCTCATCGCGGTGAAGAAGGAGGGCGGGCTGGCCGTGGTGCAGGACCCCCGCGACGCCGTCTGTCCGGACATGCCCCGGAGCGCGCTTGAGTTCGTGGCGGCGGACCACTGTGTCCGCATGGATGAGCTGGCGCCCCTGCTGACGCGGCTGGCGTCCCAGGCCGTGCCCGCGCGGACGCGCAAGCGTTCGCGGCAGGTGGCGAACGAGGTGAAGGCGATGACGGTGGACATTCCCTCCATGGAGGAGCCTCCCACCCCTTCGGAGTACGCGAAGCCCTCCCACTTCTCCTGTCCCGACTGCGGGGGCGTGCTCTTCGAGCTGGATGAGGACGGGCTCCTGCGCTTCCGCTGCCGCACCGGCCACGGCTACACCGGCGAGGCGCTGTCCGGCAGCCAGCAGCACCAACTGGACGCCGCGCTGTGGGCCGCCCTGCGGGCGCTGGAGGAGAGCGCGTCCCTGTCGCGCCGCATGGCCGTGCGGGCCCGGGAGCGCAACCACGCCCACTCCGCGGAGCGCTTCGATGAGCGGGCCCGCTCGGCGGAGTTCAACGTGGAGCTGCTGCGCCGGGCGGTGCTCGGGGGGCCCGCGCCCTTCGCGGCGGCCACCGAAGGCGCGGCGTCGGATGGACCGGAGGAGGCGCTCTAG
- a CDS encoding sensor histidine kinase, with product MKHDTLVRKLDERTTLHVSTFKLSSWALETSASALAVLRSGGVVLANSRWHAMGRARGPWRRYAEGRVQGPEYASLRDVAAAEAEAVLAQGMGPHVTRYQQTRGTDPQVLEVRSEAVTPSAMRQVLVLARDITAQARDEEELVHARATLMERAQLRALGELAAGIAHDLRNTLNAMRLRLEMLQRDAIPLTERGQHHMDALARIVSDAGARVGRLQDFSRQKTDTHVEQVQLLDVVRDAVDIARGGIEHRHPKGAPAPHLDVVLPEQLPLVAGSAMELRYVLINLLINARDAMPQGGTIRVRAARVAKAVRLTVEDEGTGIPEEHLSDIFRAFFTTKGDKGTGLGLSMAHGVVTRAGGTLTAANRPEGGAVFTLSFPALKPPARRKGRRPARG from the coding sequence GTGAAGCACGACACGCTGGTGCGCAAGCTGGACGAGCGCACCACGCTGCACGTCAGCACCTTCAAGCTGTCGAGCTGGGCGCTGGAGACCAGCGCCAGCGCCCTGGCGGTGCTGCGCTCGGGCGGGGTGGTGCTGGCCAACTCCCGCTGGCACGCCATGGGCCGGGCGCGAGGGCCCTGGCGGCGCTACGCGGAGGGCCGCGTCCAGGGCCCGGAGTACGCCTCGCTGCGCGACGTGGCCGCGGCGGAGGCGGAGGCGGTGCTCGCCCAGGGGATGGGGCCCCACGTCACGCGCTACCAGCAGACGCGAGGGACCGACCCACAGGTGCTGGAGGTGCGCTCGGAGGCCGTCACCCCCTCGGCGATGCGGCAGGTGCTGGTGCTCGCCCGCGACATCACCGCCCAGGCCCGCGACGAGGAGGAGCTGGTGCACGCGCGCGCCACCCTGATGGAGCGCGCGCAGTTGCGGGCCCTGGGGGAGCTGGCGGCGGGCATCGCGCACGACCTGCGCAACACGCTCAACGCCATGCGCTTGAGGCTGGAGATGCTCCAGCGCGACGCCATCCCCCTCACCGAGCGCGGGCAGCACCACATGGACGCGCTGGCGCGCATCGTCTCCGACGCGGGCGCGCGCGTGGGCCGCCTCCAGGACTTCTCCCGACAGAAGACCGACACCCACGTGGAGCAGGTGCAGTTGCTCGACGTCGTGCGGGACGCGGTGGACATCGCGCGGGGCGGCATCGAGCACCGGCACCCGAAGGGGGCTCCGGCGCCGCACCTGGACGTGGTGCTGCCGGAGCAGCTCCCGCTGGTGGCGGGCTCGGCCATGGAGCTGCGGTACGTGCTCATCAACCTGCTCATCAACGCGCGCGACGCCATGCCCCAGGGGGGCACCATCCGCGTGCGGGCGGCCCGGGTCGCGAAGGCCGTGCGGCTCACGGTGGAGGACGAAGGCACCGGCATCCCGGAGGAGCACCTCTCCGACATCTTCCGGGCCTTCTTCACCACCAAGGGCGACAAGGGCACGGGCCTGGGCCTGTCCATGGCCCATGGCGTGGTGACGCGCGCGGGCGGCACGCTCACCGCCGCCAACCGCCCGGAAGGGGGCGCGGTGTTCACGCTCAGCTTCCCGGCGCTCAAGCCCCCCGCGCGCCGCAAGGGCCGCCGCCCCGCGCGCGGCTAG